GGCTCTTGGACGCGATGACCGAACAGAATGCGTGCGCTTCGGTCACCAGATCGGCGCGCGGCACGACCTTTTCCACCGCGCCCAGCCGGTAGGCTTCCTGCGCCGGGATGTTGCCGCCGGTGAAGAACGCCGCGCGCACTTTATGCAGCGGCAACATGCGCGACATGTGGCTGGCGCCGCCCATTGCCCCGCGATCCACTTCGGGCAGCGAAAAGAACGCATCGTCCGCGGCGATGATGACGTCCGATCCGCCGCAGATGCCGATGCCGCCGCCGATGACGAACTTGTGCACCGCGACCACCACCGGAATCTCCGCCTCGTGAATGGCCTTGAACGTCAGGAAATTGCCGCGATTGAGCACGGTTATACGTTCAGGGTGTGCCTGCATTTCCTTGATATCGACCCCGCCGCAAAAGCCGCGTGATTCCTCCGCTGCGCGGATCAGGATCACGTTGGCTTCGGGATTGACAGCGGCTTCCTTGATGATCGCGGGCAGCGACATCCACGTTTCGCTGTCGAACGCATTCACCGGCGGCACGTCGAACACGATCTGTGCGATGCGGTCCTTGACGGTGAGTGTGATGGGCATGGGGTTCGTATCCTTCTCGATCAGCCAGCGCAAAGCGCGGCAAGCCGGGCGCGTGCCTCGGCCATGATGCGGTCAACCAGTTCGCCGCAGGTCGGAATTTCAGCGATGCGCCCACCGACGATACCGGTGGCCATGACGCCGTTCTCGATATCGCCGTCGACCACCGCTTTCTGGATCAGCATCGGCATGGTCGCGGCCATCATCGCTTGGCGAAGCGGCACATCGCCGTGCCCGGTCATACCGCGCGCGGCCTTGATGAAATGCAGCCATGATGCACCGGTCTGACGCTTCATCGCCGCGCCCGCTTCGAACGCGCGCAGCCACATGGCCAGCGAGCCGGACTTTTCGATCCGATCCATCAGCCGGGTGCGGATCATTCGCTGCGGAATGCCATCCAGCTTGGTCGTCACGATAATCCGGTCAGTCGTGGCCTTCAGGTATGCGGCCTTGGCCGTGTCAGGCATCGGGCTTTCACGCGTCAGCAAAAAGCGCGTGCCCATGGCAATCCCGACCGCGCCATAAGCGAGTGCCGCCGCCAGCCCGCGCCCATCGGCAAAGCCGCCGCTGGCGATCACCGGCACGTTCACCGCGTCCAGCACTTGCGGCAGCAGCACGGTTGTCGGCACCGATCCGGTGTGCCCGCCCCCTTCGCCGCCCTGCACGCTGACCATGTCGACGCCCAGTTCCACCATCTTCTGCGCGTGCTTCACCGCGCCCACGGTGGGGATGCACAGGATACCTGCGTCCTTGAACCGTCCGATCATCTTCGCATTCGGCCCGCGCCCGAAGCTGACGGCGCGCACCTGTTCGGCATTGGCAAGGATCAGGTCGACGATCTGGTCTGCACCCGGCTGAAACGAATGGAAGTTCACGCCAAAGGGCTTGTCCGTGCCCTTGCGCACCGCCAGAATCTTCTCGCGACATTCATCAGGCGTCATCACCGCCGCGCCCAGAAAGCCAAAGGCCCCGGCATTGCTGCTGCCGATCACCAGACTGGGTTCCGCCACCCAGCCCATCGCGGTCTGGATGATCGGCGCACGGCAGCCAAGCCGCTCGGTCAGGACGGTGTGAAGCGCATCTGCCATCAGCCTTCGCCTGCATCTTTCTTATTCGCAGCCGCAGCCGATGTGCCGCTGACGCCCGCAATGGAATTGCCGGTCACGAGATCGTTCTGCGCATGGGCGAAGTGGTGCATGTGATAGACCGCATCCATCGCCGCGCGCTTTCCGCGCAGTTCCTCGACATGGTTGATCGCCTGCTTGGTCAGCCAGTTGCCCAGACGGTTCTGGCCTGCCAGCTTGGTGGCCCATGCCGCCGTCGCATCGCGCAGCTCGGCGCGGGGCACCACCTTGTTGACCATGCCAAATTCATAGGCACGGCTCGCGGGCATCCGCTCGCCCAGCAGCAGGAATTCCTTGGCCACGCGCGGCGGCAGTTCATAGGCGTGGGCGAAATATTCGACGCCCGGAATGCCCATCAATGGGTTCACCGGGTCCTGAAAGAACGCATCTTCCGATGCCACGATCAGATCGCACACCCATGCCAGCATCAGCCCGCCTGCAACGCACGCGCCCTGCACCATGGCGATGGTCGGCTTGGAAATGTCGCGCCAGCGGCGGCACATGCCCAGATACTGCTCCTGCTCGCGGGTATAGAGCAGTTCGGCACCCGGTTTGTTGGTGTGCGGCGGGAACATCAGCCGCTTGTCGAATTCGTGGTGCAGATCGCGCCCCGGCGTACCGATGTCGTGCCCGGCAGAGAAGTGCTTGCCCTCGCCCGCCAGCACGATGCAGCGCACCGCATCGTCTTTCACCGCACGGCCAAACGCATCGTCGAGCGCATAGGTCATCTGCCCGTTCTGGGCATTGTTGAACTGCGGCCGGTTCATGGTGATCCAGGCCACGGCGCCGTCTACCTCGTAACGGACGGGTTCTTCCGTCTCGTAAACGATGTCGACGGTTTTCGGCTCGACGAGATCGGTCATGCTGTCATCTCCCTCAGGCGGCGCGAACGGCGGGCGGGTTGTCCTTCAGCACGCTGGCGCGGACGTTGTGCGGATCAAGGCTGGCAATCACGCTCAGCGCTTCGGCGGTGGGCAGCGCGGTTTCAGGCAGGTCTTCGGTGCGGTGCAGTTCAAAGCCGGTGGCGGCCTGCACTTCGTCAAAGGTCACGCCCGGATGCAGCGAGATCACGCGGATGGCGTTTTCCGGCCCGCCAAAGTCCATGACGCACAGGTTGGTCACGATCCGGCGCAGGTCCACGCCTCCAAAGTTGCCGCCCGCCACGCGCTTGGCCGGATTGTATCCGAC
The nucleotide sequence above comes from Novosphingobium sp. SL115. Encoded proteins:
- a CDS encoding enoyl-CoA hydratase family protein translates to MPITLTVKDRIAQIVFDVPPVNAFDSETWMSLPAIIKEAAVNPEANVILIRAAEESRGFCGGVDIKEMQAHPERITVLNRGNFLTFKAIHEAEIPVVVAVHKFVIGGGIGICGGSDVIIAADDAFFSLPEVDRGAMGGASHMSRMLPLHKVRAAFFTGGNIPAQEAYRLGAVEKVVPRADLVTEAHAFCSVIASKSRKALVIAKEALNGLEARDVDRGYRWEQGFTLEMYMHEDSQKSRDAFVETGKAAKF
- a CDS encoding NAD(P)H-dependent flavin oxidoreductase, giving the protein MADALHTVLTERLGCRAPIIQTAMGWVAEPSLVIGSSNAGAFGFLGAAVMTPDECREKILAVRKGTDKPFGVNFHSFQPGADQIVDLILANAEQVRAVSFGRGPNAKMIGRFKDAGILCIPTVGAVKHAQKMVELGVDMVSVQGGEGGGHTGSVPTTVLLPQVLDAVNVPVIASGGFADGRGLAAALAYGAVGIAMGTRFLLTRESPMPDTAKAAYLKATTDRIIVTTKLDGIPQRMIRTRLMDRIEKSGSLAMWLRAFEAGAAMKRQTGASWLHFIKAARGMTGHGDVPLRQAMMAATMPMLIQKAVVDGDIENGVMATGIVGGRIAEIPTCGELVDRIMAEARARLAALCAG
- a CDS encoding enoyl-CoA hydratase; its protein translation is MTDLVEPKTVDIVYETEEPVRYEVDGAVAWITMNRPQFNNAQNGQMTYALDDAFGRAVKDDAVRCIVLAGEGKHFSAGHDIGTPGRDLHHEFDKRLMFPPHTNKPGAELLYTREQEQYLGMCRRWRDISKPTIAMVQGACVAGGLMLAWVCDLIVASEDAFFQDPVNPLMGIPGVEYFAHAYELPPRVAKEFLLLGERMPASRAYEFGMVNKVVPRAELRDATAAWATKLAGQNRLGNWLTKQAINHVEELRGKRAAMDAVYHMHHFAHAQNDLVTGNSIAGVSGTSAAAANKKDAGEG